The proteins below come from a single Phocoena sinus isolate mPhoSin1 chromosome 2, mPhoSin1.pri, whole genome shotgun sequence genomic window:
- the COQ6 gene encoding ubiquinone biosynthesis monooxygenase COQ6, mitochondrial: MAARLARIRWGTAPAAARRGPLVSCRRWAGASSDTVYDVVVSGGGLVGAAMACALGYDIHFCDKKILLLEAGPKKVLGKLPETYSNRVSSISPGSATLLSSFGAWDHICNMRYRAFRRMQVWDACSEALIMFDKDNLDDMGCIVENNVIMHALTKQLEAVSDRVTVLYKSKAVSYTWPYPFSMADSSPWVHITLGDGSILQTKLLIGADGHNSGVRQAAGIQNVSWNYEQSAVVATLHLSEATENNVAWQRFLPSGPIALLPLSDTLSSLVWSTSHEHAAELVSMDEEKFVDAVNSAFWSDANHTDFIDSAGSMLQYAVAFLKPTKISARQLPPSVARVDAKSRILFPLGLGHAAEYVRPRLALIGDAAHRVHPLAGQGANMGFGDISSLLHHLRTAAFNGQDLGSMSHLTAYETDRQRHNTALLAATDLLKRLYSTSATPLVLLRTWGLQATNAVSPLKEQIMAFASK, from the exons ATGGCGGCCCGGCTGGCTAGGATCCGGTGGGGGACTGCCCCTGCCGCTGCCCGGAGGGGCCCGCTGGTCTCCTGCCGGAGGTGGGCCGGCGCTTCGTCAGACACCGTGTACGATGTGGTGGTGTCCGGGGGAGGCCTGGTGGGCGCCGCTATGGCTTGTGCCTTGG gatatgATATTCACTTTTGTGACAAGAAAATCCTGTTGCTAGAAGCAGGTCCAAAGAAAGTACTGGGGAAATTGCCAGAAACTTACAGCAACAGGGTCAGCTCCATTTCCCCTGGCTCCGCAACCCTTCTCAGTA GTTTTGGTGCCTGGGACCACATCTGCAACATGAGATACAGAGCCTTTCGGCGAATGCAG GTGTGGGATGCCTGCTCAGAAGCCCTGATAATGTTCGATAAGGATAATTTAGATGACATGGGCTGTATAGTGGAGAACAATGTCATCATGCATGCTCTCACTAAGCAGCTGGAGGCTGTGTCAG ACCGAGTGACCGTTCTCTACAAGAGCAAAGCAGTCAGCTATACCTGGCCTTATCCATTTTCCATGGCAGACTCCAGCCCTTGGGTTCATATTACCCTAGGTGATGGCAGCATCCTCCAGACCAAATTGTTG ATTGGTGCAGATGGCCACAACTCAGGAGTACGGCAGGCCGCTGGAATCCAAAACGTTAGCTGGAACTATGAGCAGTCCGCTGTTGTGGCTACTCTGCATTTATCGGAG GCCACAGAAAACAATGTAGCTTGGCAGAGATTTCTCCCCTCCGGGCCCATTGCTCTGCTTCCG CTCTCAGACACTTTGAGTTCCTTGGTTTGGTCCACATCCCATGAACATGCAGCAGAGCTGGTCAGCATGGATGAGGAAAAGTTTGTGGATGCCGTTAACTCTGCCTTT TGGAGTGATGCCAACCACACAGACTTCATCGACTCGGCTGGCTCCATGCTGCAGTATGCAGTTGCCTTTCTGAAGCCCACTAAGATCTCCGCTCGCCAGCTGCCCCCAAGTGTAGCCAGGGTGGATGCCAAAAGCCGAATACTGTTTCCTCTTGGGTTGGGACATGCTGCTGAGTACGTCCGGCCTCGGCTGGCACTCATTGG GGATGCAGCCCACAGAGTCCACCCACTTGCAGGACAAGGTGCCAACATGGGCTTTGGGGATATCTCCAGCTTGCTGCATCACCTCAGGACTGCAGCCTTCAATGGGCAAGACCTAG gCTCCATGAGTCACCTCACAGCTTATGAAACAGACAGACAGCGTCACAACACTGCTCTTCTGGCTGCTACTGACCTACTAAAACGGCTGTATTCTACCAGTGCCACCCCACTGGTGCTGCTCCGGACGTGGGGCTTGCAGGCTACAAATGCAGTGTCTCCGCTCAAA GAACAGATTATGGCCTTTGCAAGCAAATGA